In Ochotona princeps isolate mOchPri1 chromosome 22, mOchPri1.hap1, whole genome shotgun sequence, the following are encoded in one genomic region:
- the LOC131483032 gene encoding probable cystatin-16: MLHKTAPCVGLMVLGTYMWPIWEFVDVNKDLECVVMSMEFTVPQFNDASTEEQRYGLLEGGQVQEKMWIAIFLMELGLCLMIDRKCDEDMDSYLLPSVQEKQGLGEMIVPRAAQCMLGE; encoded by the exons ATGCTGCACAAGACGGCCCCGTGTGTGGGGCTCATGGTGCTGGGCACCTACATGTGGCCCATTTGGGAGTTTGTGGATGTCAACAAGGACCTGGAGTGCGTTGTGATGTCGATGGAGTTCACTGTGCCTCAGTTCAATGATGCCAGCACAGAGGAGCAGCGATATGGTTTGCTGGAAGGCGGCCAAGTCCAAGAGAAG ATGTGGATAGCCATCTTTCTgatggagctggggctgtgcctcATGATTGACAGAAAGTGTGATGAAGACATGGACAGCTATCTGCTGCCAAGTGTGCAGGAAAAACAAGGGTTGGGGGAAATGATTGTCCCGAGAGCGGCACAGTGCATGTTGGGAGAGTGA